ATGCCTCTTACCCCTGCCCCTTTCTCCCCAGGTGGCTGCGAGCCTACGAGAGTGCTGTCTCCTTCCACTTCAGCAACTATTTTGTGGGCTTTCTTTCCGAGGCCACGGCCACGTTGGCGGGGGCTGGCTTTACCGAGGAGAAGGATCACCTGGAATGGTGGGGGGGCTTGGGGACCCCCTCTCCCACAGGGTGCTGCCTAGAGGAGCTGCAGGGAGGAGGGCGGGTGCTCCCAGGGGAGGGAACGGCCAAGACAGAAGTGCGGCGGTCAGATGAGTTGAGATCCCAAATGGATTTGCATATCTCTTCTGCCCACAGGGACCTGACGGTGTCCAAGCCACTGAATGTGGAGCTGCCTCGGTCAATGGTGGAAGTTGTCACAAGCTGGAACCTGCCCATGTCTTATTGGCTAAATAACTGTGAGTCACCAAGTCACCATTCCAGCTGTGTTGGTAATCCAGGCCCTTTCATACATTCTAtacaacatttactgagcaccttctgTGTGCTAGGCACCCAAAATCCCTACCCTTGTCGAGCTGCAGTTCTCCTGGGGGTGCAGATgataaatatgagaaaaaaaatacataatagctCAGGTGTTGATAAGtgctatggttaaaaaaaaaaattttttttaaaaagcaggtaaaGGTGATCCAGGAGTGCTGGCAGGAGATAGGAGTGGGGAGGGTAGGGTATTGCAattgtaaaaaaattagccagggcaagtctccctgaggaggtgacattggaGCAAAGATGCAAGGCAGGTGAGGGAGCAGGGAGTGCAGATATATGGGGGAGGAGTGTAACAGATGCGgggacagcaggtgcaaaggtcctgaggcggGAACTTGCCTGGTGTGTGGGGAACAGCAAGAAGGCCAGCGGGGCAGGAGCAGAGTGAGCCAGGGTCCAGTGGCAGGCGGTGAGGTCAGGGAGGGCCCGGAGGGCCTCATGGGCCATGGAGAGGACTTTGGCTTTTTCTCTGAGAGAGATGAGAGCCACGGCAGGGCTCTGAGCAGAGGAGGGCCCTGGGCTGACTTGGGTTGCAACAggatccctctggctgctgtgagGACAGACTGAGGAGAGGGATCAAGGATGCAGCAGTGAGGAGGCCGCTGCCATCATCCAGgccagtgatggtggtggtggcagtggatgTGGAGAGGAGAGCTCAGATTCTGGCATATTCTGAAGGTGGAACTCACACAATTTGCTGAATTTGGATGTGGGAGTTTGGGGAGGGCAAATCAAGGGTAATTCCCAGGTTTTTGCCTTGAGGAACTGGAAACGTGGAATTGACATTGACTGAACTTGATGAGACTGGGAGGAGCAGGCTGGGAAGATCGGGAGCTGGGCTTTGGGCATGTGAAGTTTGAGGCCATCTAAGGACTTTATCCTGGGGGCTCCAACAGGTTGTGGGTATTCTCATCCTGCTGATGGCCctccaggaggggctgggggactCTCAGGAGAATTTTATCCCACATCTCTTCCCCTCCAGATGTTTTCAAGAATGCTCTCCGCCTGGGGACCTTCTCGGCTGTGCTGGTCACCTATGCAGCCAGCGCCCTCCTACATGTGAGCAGGGTGGAGCACGATCAGGGTGGAAGCTGGGTGGGGGCGGGTGGCAGGGCCTCTTCCTCACTCATTTCATTGTCATCTGCACTCCCCCAGGGCTTCAGTTTCCACCTGGCTGCGGTCCTGCTGTCCCTGGCTTTTATCACTTACGTGGAGCATGGTGAGTGCAGGGCCCAGCCCAGCCGTTGGATAGAAGGTTGGTGTCGGGGCTGGAGACAGCCTCCCCTGAGGCTAACCTGACCCCCTTacctctccccaccaccccagtCCTCCGGAAGCGTCTGGCTCGGATCCTCAGTGCCTGTGTCTTGTCAAAGCGGTGCCCGCCAGACTGTTCGCACCAGCATCGCTTGGTGAgggttcagcctgggcaaccttgtGCCCAACACTCCCCGTCAAAAATGTTCCTTCTATCTCTATCTTGTATGTGTCTCAGGGTGCCCACCTTCTTCTTTTGGTGCCTGAGCCATCCCCATAACCTCTCCTCTATTCGCTGGCATCCGTTTCCCTAACAGGCATTTATCGAGCATCTGCTGTATACACACTTGGCATTCGTTTCCCCTAGTGAACATCTGTTGAGTGCCTGTTGGTGCTCTAGGTGCTGGAGACACGGTGAATGAAACAGACTGAAGTCCCAGCCCTATGGGACAAACATTTTAACCGGGCAGACAGTAGATAAAAAATGAGTCAGTAAAGTCTAATAATAGTGTGTCAGATTGCAAGTAGTGCTAAGGAGAAAATGTGTAGGGCAAAGGGGACGGGAAGTATGGGGGTGATTTCCGTTTGAAATAGGGAGGTCAGAGAAGCCTCCCTGGTGAGGTGATGTTTGAGGCCTTTAACCGAAGAAGGTGAGAGAGGGAAacgttccaggcagagggacacCCAGtggaaaggccctgaggtaggagaGGGCCTGGAATATTTGAGGAATAGCAAGGCAGCCAGGGTGGCTTGAGCAGAGGTAGGGTGAGGAGGGGAGATGGGTGGGAGGCATGGGCCCTCTAGATCATGGTGGGGATTTGGTTTTGTTGtgtgtctttcattctgtttgcAATAAGAAGTACAGACAACTTCATATTTGTCTCCCACCCGACTCCCGTTCATTACTATAAAGCCCCGACTCAAAGCCCTGCcactcttcctcctctgcctggAGACTCGCACCTCCCCCAACCCAGGATGCCCTCACTGTGAACAGTACCCTCATCTTGGATGCCTCTGCATAGGAGGCTCCCTGAACCATCTCTTCCCTATCTCAGGGGGTACCCTGGGCATCCTCAGTCCTGGAACCCACTGTGCCCTGCGTGTCCCCTGGGCTCCCCCGCGCAGGAGGAGGTGGGACACAGTGAGCAGGTCCAGTTGCCAAGTATATCCATCTGTCCCCCACAGGGCCTGGGGGTGCGAGCCTTAAACTTGCTCTTTGGAGCTCTGGCCATCTTCCACCTGGCCTACCTGGGCTCCCTGTTTGATGTCGATGTGGACGACACCACAGAGGAGCAGGTGAGGTGGGGCCCTGGGCTGTGTGGTTAACTAAGGGTGGCGCTATCTGGCGGGGGGAAACCATGAGGACAAaggctgggaagctgaggcctgaGCTCCTCAGACTGTGCTGCTTCGCCTGGGCAGCCAGTGCTCCTCGGTCCTTTCCCATAGTCCCTCTGCTTGAGTTACACTGTTAGGTCTTTTATTTGGGTGAAGTGtgcaaaatatgtttatttattttacttataaaataacttttaggctgggcatgctggctcacgcctacaatcccagcactttgggaggccaaggtgggcagatcacttgaggtcaggagttcaagaccagcctggccaacctggcgaaaccccgtctctaccaaaaatataaaaaattagccaggcgtgatagcatgcgcctgtaattccagctactcgggaggctaaggcaggagaatcacttgaacccaggaggcggaggtcacagtgagcccatgccactgcactccagcctgggcaacagagcgagactctctcaaaaaaaaaaatcattttatagagatggagtggaAAATCCAGGTTTTACTTGTGTTAATTATTTCACTTCATTATTGTTTAGGTAGAATTTGCaagacttcttaatttttttttttttgagacaaggtctgtcacccaggctaaagtgcagtggtgtgatcacggcccactgcagcctcacattcctgggctcaagccatccttctgcctcaacctcctgagtagctgggactacaggtgcatgacactaAGTCCGGctcatgtttttttaattttttttgtagagacagggtctccctatgttgcccaggctggtcttgaactcctaggctcaagcaatccccttgcctcaacctcctaaagtgctaggataacaggcatgagcaccctgttttatttaattaaaatatatatatatatatatttttttttagacggagtcttgctcttgttgcccaggctggagtgcaatggtgcgatctcagctcactgcaacttccgcctcctgggttcaagcaattttcctgcctcagcctcctgagtagctgggattacaggcatgcaccatcatgctgggctaatttttgtacttttagtagagatgggatttcgtcatgttggccaggctggtcttgaactcctggcctcaggtgatccgcccgcctcagcctcccaaagtgttgggattacaggcgtgagccaccgcacccggccaaaaaaatatatattttattttacttaggtTGAGTGTACAAACCCTGGATTCTGCACTTTAAAATTTTTCGTTAAAATGTATGCACTATTTTTGTTCATGTTGAGTATGCAAATACCAGATTTTActcctttttaaattaagaacaatttaaaaataacatttattcataTGGCTCTTGCAGAATCCAGGTTTTTGCTTCTCTTTTAGTTAGGTTTCagtcaaaaacaaaactttgtgttttttgatattaaaaagtttttaattcagGTTAAGTGTGCAAAATCtgggatttgcttttttttttttttttttttgagacacggtctcactctgttacccaggctgaagtgcagtggcacaatcatagctcactgcagcctcaaactcccaggctcgagcagtccacccacctcagcctcccaagtagctgggactagagatgcatgccaccacacctggctttttgcttctttttaaataaagtttttgttttgttttcattaaaatattttaaaatagtgaatgCCTATCATGTGCTTCAAAAACCAAACAGTATTCAAGATATTCAGAGAAAAGATTTGCTCCCATCCTCTGCCCCCTACCCTCTTACAGGTTACAtggtgagacggggtttcaccatgttagccaggctggtctcaaactcctgacctcaggtaatccactcacctcagcctcccaaagtgctgagattgtaggcgtgagccaccgcactgagcccacttttatccttttattaaaatatctttccaAAATTTAAGCATatcaaacaaatataaaaatatattttaattctacCCCCTTGCCAGTTTTTACCCTAAAGATAACACATGAATGATACTGTTCTGCAATTTTTGAAAATCTTCCACATCAGGATATAGTGTCCTCATTCATTTTTTCCACTATGAGGAAGTGAcacagtttattttttctcttactgGTGGACATCAGGTAATTTCTAGTCCTTTCCTATTGCAAGTGATGCTGCAGCAGGAACTCTGTACCCAAGTGGATCCACACAGGTGTGGACAGATCTGTAGGATCTGTTGATAGTCTCAATGGAGTAGTACTTTTGTGCTCTCCCACCAGCAATGCCTGAACGTGCCTGCTGCCCCACCAGTACAGAGTGCCTCTCAGACTTCCTGGATATGTTTGCCACTTCAATAAAGAGGAAgatggccgggcggggtggctcatgcctgtaatcccagcactttgggacgcccaggcaggcagatcacttgaggtcaggagttcgagaccagcctgaccaacatggtgaaaccccatctctactaaaagtacaaaaattagctgggcatggtggtgcagcatctgtaatcccagctactcaggaggctgaggcaggagaatctcttgaacctgggaggtagaggttgcagtgagctcagatcgtgccactgcactcgagcctgggtgacagaatgagagcctgtctcaaaaagaaaataaataaaatgaggaagaTTATTAATgaggctgagcatcttttcatatgtttaagagccatttgtttttcctttactgGAATGACCTATTCACCTTCTCTGgcaatttttctttccaaaaaattgatttttaggagctctttatatattaggGAGATAACAGGTCAGAGAATGGGatcactttgtttttaaaatgatttttaaagaagaagaCAAAAACTATATCTGGTCACCTTTCATATGTACCTAGGCCCTTCTGCGGGGCCTCGCCTAGAGCAGTCACAGAAATGTCCTTGGGCAAAGGATGGGTTTTCCTAAGAACTTCTTTGTCCTTGCTAAGTGGGACCATTACCTCTTTCTCTCCCACAGGGCTACGGCATGGCATACACTGTCCACAAGTGGTCAGAGCTCAGCTGGGCCAGTCACTGGGTCACTTTTGGATGCTGGATCTTCTACCGTCTCATAGGCTGAGGCACATCTGTGGACCCTCATAACCCTCTTAAGACCCCTCTCAGGGTGCCACTGATGGGGATGAGGGAAGGCCCTCTCTCTACTCCTTGACCCCCTCCATCCTTGACCCCCAAcacctcaacacacacacacacacacagacacacaaaatcaCACCATTTTCATGCCTGTcaatccccaccccaccacaaGGCAGGAAGGGGGTGGTCCCTGCTGGGGCCTAGAGGGGGATGCTTGGGGAAACAGAGAGGGGGAGATCCAGGGCCTCCCcgccttccttcttcctttttatatACAATTTGTTATTGTCAAATAAAAGTAGGAAATATTCAATAGGCTTCTTCTTCACTGCTCAGAGGGGAATAGGAATGAGTGAGGAAGGGAGCACAGCATGGATAAAGGTTtggaagctggaaaccatgaaGAGAGAGCAGACTGTGATTGGTTCATGGTTAGTTTATGATTGTTTGATTAGATGATGAGCCTGAAGATGGCAGGATCCTGGTCCTGCTTGGTTTGATCAGGGCAGGGACAGATTGCATAGTTGGATGTGGGGGAGGCCTGATTGGCTGGAAAACTGAAGGATCCCCATTCTGATTGGTTGCTCTGAGTGGGACACagaggagagaaagcaagagagatgaAGGGTTGGTGCCTATTTGTCCTTAGGACTGAGGGTTGTGGGTTCTAATTGGATGGGAGGTCTGGGATGGGTCTGGATTCTGATTGACTGCTCCATCTGGGGGCCCACTGGTGGTTAGGCGTTTGATTGGCTTTTTAGAACTGGCACATGGAGATTGAGGGTCTTCATGCCAATTGGTCAGTAGGACTGAGAGGCCTGGGTTCTAACTAGTTCTTCTGACTTGAGGtcgggagaagagagaatgaccGCTGCTATTAGGACTGAGGAGTTCTGAACACTGAAGAGCTGGGGAGGAGATGGTTGCAGTGTATAGCGTGTGATCTGCTTGTAACAGTTTCGTTGCATTATACTAAGGGTTACTCTACCTAGAAAAGGGCGGAGGTAAAAGGATGCAACGCAACGCTAATTTCACCAGCGGAAGAAGCGGGTACAGACCTTAATGAGTCCCCGTTTTGATCGACTGATAAGGGAATGGGGAAATTGAAGCCAGGACTCGATGCAGATTGGCTACGGATCCAAAACGCCCACTAACCTTGGCCCGT
The Gorilla gorilla gorilla isolate KB3781 chromosome X, NHGRI_mGorGor1-v2.1_pri, whole genome shotgun sequence genome window above contains:
- the PORCN gene encoding protein-serine O-palmitoleoyltransferase porcupine isoform X14; the encoded protein is MVWVVLLSLLCYLVLFLCRHSSHRGVFLSVTILIYLLMGEMHMVDTVTWHKMRGAQMIVAMKAVSLGFDLDRGEVGTVPSPVEFMGYLYFVGTIVFGPWISFHSYLQAVQGRPLSCRWLQKVARSLALALLCLVLSTCVGPYLFPYFIPLDGDRLLRNKKRKARGTMVRWLRAYESAVSFHFSNYFVGFLSEATATLAGAGFTEEKDHLEWDLTVSKPLNVELPRSMVEVVTSWNLPMSYWLNNYVFKNALRLGTFSAVLVTYAASALLHGFSFHLAAVLLSLAFITYVEHVLRKRLARILSACVLSKRCPPDCSHQHRLGLGVRALNLLFGALAIFHLAYLGSLFDVDVDDTTEEQGYGMAYTVHKWSELSWASHWVTFGCWIFYRLIG
- the PORCN gene encoding protein-serine O-palmitoleoyltransferase porcupine isoform X15; amino-acid sequence: MVWVVLLSLLCYLVLFLCRHSSHRGVFLSVTILIYLLMGEMHMVDTVTWHKMRGAQMIVAMKAVSLGFDLDRGEVGTVPSPVEFMGYLYFVGTIVFGPWISFHSYLQAVQGRPLSCRWLQKVARSLALALLCLVLSTCVGPYLFPYFIPLDGDRLLRNKKRKARWLRAYESAVSFHFSNYFVGFLSEATATLAGAGFTEEKDHLEWDLTVSKPLNVELPRSMVEVVTSWNLPMSYWLNNYVFKNALRLGTFSAVLVTYAASALLHGFSFHLAAVLLSLAFITYVEHVLRKRLARILSACVLSKRCPPDCSHQHRLGLGVRALNLLFGALAIFHLAYLGSLFDVDVDDTTEEQGYGMAYTVHKWSELSWASHWVTFGCWIFYRLIG
- the PORCN gene encoding protein-serine O-palmitoleoyltransferase porcupine isoform X16, translating into MVWVVLLSLLCYLVLFLCRHSSHRGVFLSVTILIYLLMGEMHMVDTVTWHKMRGAQMIVAMKAVSLGFDLDRGEVGTVPSPVEFMGYLYFVGTIVFGPWISFHSYLQAVQGRPLSCRWLQKVARSLALALLCLVLSTCVGPYLFPYFIPLDGDRLLRKWLRAYESAVSFHFSNYFVGFLSEATATLAGAGFTEEKDHLEWDLTVSKPLNVELPRSMVEVVTSWNLPMSYWLNNYVFKNALRLGTFSAVLVTYAASALLHGFSFHLAAVLLSLAFITYVEHVLRKRLARILSACVLSKRCPPDCSHQHRLGLGVRALNLLFGALAIFHLAYLGSLFDVDVDDTTEEQGYGMAYTVHKWSELSWASHWVTFGCWIFYRLIG